The following proteins come from a genomic window of Lysobacterales bacterium:
- a CDS encoding cytochrome b/b6 domain-containing protein, whose translation MKARGDLIWDLPTRLFHWSLLLLVVAQYASGKFGWFDLQWHFYAGYATLTLLLFRIAWGFVGSDSARFVRFVRGPRAVVAYLRGARNAGATHNPAGGWSVVLMLLLLLAMSLTGLATSDDIDAIGPLAARLDDLSIRFASHWHRRLGDVLPWLILLHVLAVLWQERRGKRLIGPMLHGRGEITTNAPRIVSNVRAAVWLLLSASAVYAVLRWASS comes from the coding sequence ATGAAGGCCCGCGGCGACCTGATCTGGGACCTGCCGACCCGCCTGTTCCATTGGTCGCTGCTGCTGCTCGTCGTTGCGCAATACGCGAGCGGCAAGTTCGGCTGGTTCGACCTGCAATGGCATTTCTATGCCGGCTACGCGACGCTGACCTTGCTGCTGTTTCGCATCGCCTGGGGCTTCGTCGGCAGCGACAGCGCACGCTTCGTGCGTTTCGTTCGCGGACCGCGAGCAGTCGTCGCCTACCTGCGTGGCGCGCGCAATGCAGGCGCCACGCACAATCCCGCAGGCGGCTGGTCGGTCGTGCTGATGCTGCTCCTGCTGCTCGCGATGAGCTTGACCGGACTCGCGACCAGCGACGACATCGATGCCATCGGGCCGTTGGCGGCACGACTGGACGACCTCAGCATCCGCTTCGCGTCGCATTGGCACCGTCGCCTCGGCGATGTGCTGCCCTGGCTGATCCTGCTGCATGTGCTGGCCGTGCTGTGGCAGGAGCGGCGCGGCAAGCGCCTGATCGGCCCGATGTTGCACGGGCGAGGCGAGATCACGACCAATGCGCCGCGCATCGTGTCCAATGTACGCGCCGCGGTCTGGCTCTTGCTCAGTGCCAGCGCGGTCTACGCGGTGCTGCGCTGGGCCAGTAGCTGA
- a CDS encoding UDP-N-acetylmuramoyl-L-alanine--D-glutamate ligase produces the protein MRWAELAGRRVAVLGFGAEGRAACRAFRSHLPEQALHLFCSGHEAPDARALNDARLTIDATPATVDALTAFDVVIKSPGVSPYQPPVAEAIASGVRFTSGSAIWFAEHPIANTVAVTGTKGKSTTTALIAHLLRAGGHRTALAGNIGLPLLDLPEDDTVAAHVIELSSFQTQDFAANPRVALITNLIEEHLDWHRSGARYVADKLRILGDRGRTIAVLNAEDATLAALDTRGDVRWFGATAGWHLDQGQLCAGSERVLAIADLPLPGRHNALNLCGALAAIEAAGFDARSLAAHARSFTPLPHRLQTLGTRDGVTCVNDSIATTPQAALAALAHFAGSEVAILLGGHERGLDWAPFARAVAAHPPRAIVTMGANGARIADTLAAHGLAAIVQRATRLDEACAMARAALGPRGVLLLSPGAPSFGQFRDYAERGRHFAELAGYDPCTITDIHGLGIA, from the coding sequence ATGCGCTGGGCTGAACTCGCCGGTCGACGCGTCGCCGTACTCGGGTTCGGCGCCGAAGGACGCGCCGCGTGCCGTGCTTTCCGCAGTCACCTGCCAGAACAGGCCTTGCACCTGTTCTGCAGCGGCCACGAAGCGCCCGATGCACGGGCCTTGAACGATGCACGACTGACGATCGACGCCACGCCCGCGACGGTCGACGCGTTGACCGCCTTCGATGTCGTGATCAAGTCACCAGGCGTGTCGCCGTACCAGCCTCCGGTGGCCGAGGCCATCGCGTCCGGCGTGCGTTTCACTTCGGGCAGCGCGATCTGGTTCGCCGAGCATCCCATTGCCAACACGGTCGCGGTGACCGGCACCAAGGGCAAGAGCACGACGACCGCACTGATCGCCCATCTGCTGCGCGCCGGCGGACATCGCACCGCACTCGCCGGCAACATTGGACTGCCCCTGCTCGATCTGCCTGAGGACGACACCGTCGCCGCGCATGTGATCGAGCTGTCCAGCTTCCAGACCCAGGACTTCGCCGCCAACCCGCGCGTCGCGCTGATCACCAACCTGATCGAGGAGCATCTCGACTGGCATCGTTCGGGCGCACGCTACGTCGCCGACAAGCTGCGCATCCTCGGTGACCGCGGCAGGACGATTGCCGTGCTCAATGCGGAAGATGCGACGCTGGCGGCACTCGATACTCGCGGCGACGTGCGCTGGTTCGGCGCGACCGCAGGCTGGCATCTCGATCAAGGCCAACTCTGCGCCGGCTCGGAACGCGTATTGGCCATCGCCGACCTGCCCCTGCCCGGCCGCCACAACGCGCTCAATCTGTGTGGCGCGCTTGCCGCGATCGAGGCCGCCGGCTTCGACGCGCGATCCCTTGCGGCCCATGCCCGCAGCTTCACGCCGTTGCCGCATCGACTGCAGACACTGGGTACGCGCGACGGCGTCACCTGCGTGAACGACAGCATCGCGACGACGCCGCAGGCCGCGCTGGCCGCGCTCGCGCATTTCGCGGGTTCGGAGGTCGCCATCCTGCTCGGCGGCCATGAACGCGGGCTCGACTGGGCGCCGTTCGCGCGCGCGGTCGCCGCTCACCCGCCACGCGCGATCGTGACCATGGGCGCGAACGGTGCGCGCATCGCCGACACACTTGCCGCACACGGACTCGCCGCGATCGTGCAGCGCGCGACGCGCCTCGACGAGGCCTGTGCAATGGCGCGTGCCGCGCTCGGGCCCCGCGGCGTACTGCTGCTGTCGCCCGGCGCACCGAGCTTCGGCCAGTTTCGCGACTACGCCGAACGCGGCCGCCACTTCGCGGAACTCGCCGGCTACGATCCGTGCACGATCACGGACATACACGGACTCGGCATCGCATGA
- a CDS encoding bifunctional aspartate kinase/diaminopimelate decarboxylase: MPNPAPHSVPWAVLKFGGTSVATAARWRTIADLARERVADGFRTVVVVSAVSGLTNRLQALIDRDLSLSELAAETDSIRDQHLHLIAELAIAPPTATLAWLDRLAALAQQAPTRRGEFRWQAELLSMGELISSSLGAAFLSSTGLRCGWLDARQWLKVEQRPNQSDWARWLSVSCIIKGDPDRVRELAGQADCFVAPGFMGSDADGATCILGRGGSDTSAAYLGALLGAARVEIWTDVAGMFSADPRQVPKARLLSCIDYAEAQEIATTGGKVLHPRCIGPVRESRVPMWIKDTQHPEFDGTVISDEVPRDVLSVKAISSRRGIMLVSMESVGMWQQVGFLADVFAQFKKHGLSVDMIGSSETNVTISLDPTENLVNSNVLEALCADLATICRVKVIGPCTAISLVGRGIRSLLGKLGPVWNVFGAMPIHLISQSSNDLNLTFVVDEARADGLVPRIHEALVKGGALRADDGRVFGPSWTSLYRTTATMTLDWWHSQRDVLLALAAERTPRYVYHRDTIRARATQLRGITAVDRWFYATKANAHPAVLRTIVDAGFALECVSPGEIEHAQATCPDARLLFTPNMAHRNDYLRVAESDALLTIERLDSFAELGESLAGREISLRIDLGSGHGHHDKVRTGGAKSKFGIGVDQLGEAARMAQQHGLRIGVLHAHLGSGILDAAHFGRVYQELLALAEQVPSVRALNIGGGFGIAAHPDDSMLDLARVGELLATIKQAHPQYELWMEPGRYLVAEAGVLLARVNAIKQKYGRHFIGLDAGMHNLLRPALYDAHHPILNLTRIDAPETMRADIVGPICESGDILGGERALPQTEVGDIFLIAQAGAYGAVMASNYNRRAAADEVML, translated from the coding sequence ATGCCCAATCCTGCGCCCCATTCGGTTCCCTGGGCCGTGCTGAAGTTCGGCGGCACGAGCGTCGCGACTGCGGCGCGCTGGCGGACGATCGCCGATCTGGCGCGCGAACGGGTGGCCGACGGATTCCGCACCGTCGTGGTGGTCTCGGCGGTGTCCGGGCTGACCAACCGGTTGCAGGCCCTCATCGACCGTGACCTGTCGCTGTCCGAGCTCGCCGCCGAGACCGACTCGATCCGCGACCAGCACCTGCACCTGATCGCCGAACTCGCGATCGCCCCCCCCACCGCGACCCTGGCCTGGCTGGACAGACTGGCCGCCCTCGCGCAGCAGGCGCCCACCCGCCGCGGCGAATTCCGCTGGCAGGCCGAATTGCTGTCGATGGGTGAACTGATCTCCAGTTCGCTCGGCGCCGCGTTCCTCTCCTCGACCGGGCTTCGCTGCGGCTGGCTGGACGCGCGCCAGTGGCTGAAGGTCGAGCAACGCCCGAACCAGAGCGACTGGGCCCGTTGGCTGTCGGTGTCTTGCATCATCAAGGGCGATCCCGACCGGGTGCGCGAACTGGCCGGCCAGGCGGATTGTTTCGTCGCGCCTGGCTTCATGGGCAGCGATGCCGACGGTGCCACCTGCATTCTTGGCCGCGGCGGTTCGGATACCTCGGCCGCTTATCTGGGCGCGTTGCTCGGCGCCGCCCGCGTGGAGATCTGGACCGATGTCGCCGGCATGTTTTCGGCCGACCCGCGCCAGGTCCCGAAGGCGCGGCTGCTCTCGTGCATCGATTACGCCGAAGCGCAGGAAATCGCGACCACCGGCGGCAAGGTCCTGCATCCGCGCTGCATCGGCCCGGTCCGCGAGTCGCGCGTGCCGATGTGGATCAAGGACACGCAACATCCCGAATTCGACGGCACCGTGATCAGCGACGAGGTGCCGCGCGACGTCCTGTCGGTGAAGGCGATCAGCTCGCGCCGCGGCATCATGCTGGTGTCGATGGAATCCGTCGGCATGTGGCAGCAGGTCGGATTTCTCGCGGATGTGTTCGCGCAGTTCAAGAAGCACGGCCTGTCGGTGGACATGATCGGCTCGTCCGAGACCAATGTGACGATCTCGCTGGACCCGACCGAGAATCTGGTCAATTCGAACGTGCTGGAGGCGCTGTGCGCCGACCTCGCGACGATCTGCCGGGTCAAGGTGATCGGACCGTGCACGGCGATCTCGCTGGTGGGGCGCGGCATCCGCTCGCTGCTCGGGAAACTCGGCCCGGTCTGGAACGTGTTCGGGGCGATGCCGATCCATCTGATCTCGCAAAGTTCGAATGACTTGAACCTGACCTTCGTGGTCGATGAAGCGCGCGCCGATGGACTGGTGCCACGAATCCATGAGGCCCTGGTCAAGGGCGGCGCCCTGCGTGCCGACGACGGCCGCGTGTTCGGCCCGAGCTGGACGTCCTTGTATCGAACGACCGCAACGATGACCCTGGACTGGTGGCATTCGCAGCGCGACGTCCTGCTCGCGCTCGCTGCCGAGCGCACGCCGCGCTACGTCTATCACCGCGACACGATCCGAGCCCGCGCCACGCAATTGCGAGGCATCACGGCGGTCGACCGCTGGTTCTACGCCACCAAGGCGAATGCACACCCTGCGGTGTTGCGCACGATTGTCGACGCCGGCTTCGCTCTGGAATGCGTATCGCCGGGCGAGATCGAACATGCGCAGGCGACCTGTCCGGACGCACGTCTGCTCTTCACGCCGAACATGGCGCACCGGAATGATTACCTGCGCGTCGCCGAGAGCGATGCCCTGCTGACCATCGAACGGCTCGACAGCTTCGCCGAACTCGGCGAGTCCCTGGCGGGACGCGAGATCTCGCTGCGCATCGATCTCGGCAGCGGCCATGGCCATCACGACAAGGTCCGCACCGGCGGTGCGAAATCGAAATTCGGCATCGGCGTCGATCAGCTCGGCGAAGCCGCGCGCATGGCACAACAGCATGGCCTGCGCATCGGCGTGCTGCATGCGCATCTCGGTTCCGGCATCCTGGACGCCGCGCATTTCGGTCGCGTCTATCAGGAGTTGCTGGCGCTGGCCGAGCAGGTGCCGAGCGTGCGTGCACTCAACATCGGCGGCGGCTTCGGCATCGCCGCCCATCCCGACGACAGCATGCTCGATCTGGCGCGGGTCGGCGAACTGCTGGCAACGATCAAGCAGGCGCATCCGCAATACGAACTGTGGATGGAACCTGGACGTTATCTCGTGGCCGAAGCCGGCGTGCTGTTGGCGCGGGTCAATGCGATCAAGCAGAAATACGGCCGCCACTTCATCGGGCTGGATGCCGGAATGCACAATCTGCTGCGTCCGGCGCTTTACGACGCGCATCATCCGATCCTGAATCTGACCCGGATCGACGCGCCCGAAACGATGCGCGCCGATATCGTCGGCCCGATCTGCGAGAGCGGCGATATCCTCGGTGGCGAACGCGCACTGCCGCAGACCGAGGTCGGCGACATCTTTCTGATCGCCCAGGCCGGCGCCTATGGCGCGGTCATGGCCTCGAACTACAACCGGCGCGCCGCGGCGGATGAGGTGATGCTGTGA